A single genomic interval of Nerophis ophidion isolate RoL-2023_Sa linkage group LG11, RoL_Noph_v1.0, whole genome shotgun sequence harbors:
- the si:dkeyp-84f3.5 gene encoding zinc finger protein 319 — translation MPSAHGPHNFIMERQKSSNFSSPPLGGEASTFICTECGDGFLHYTQVIAHMTIHGPLESFSFDGSSNGFEVPREYVLQENGTLAVVNGFSVLQSSPKPASPEALPHLPSAPPKPPSPNPQVQIQKPQLSNADVNIPRPSPLNIEKPQKGHYRCEICSKSFNTLQSLRRHQQYNNTEEGYKCTLCCKAFVSRLQLKAHFQDHARQPFHCCSHCGKRFVKAYALVAHEKENHLITSAGNAENNGEKPLKKTYPCRMCKLHFFWISDFQTHTLNHCKGRELNTNNSDRPLENCYSNGTIFDIENGNEDVGDNTSQIDISYKCGFCGDHFQKLTALKKHRLTHQTQEEIDLLDQDSLIPKRKIKPRSRRRRASQNGKLFSCKLCPRVFNHSSSLSRHMRYHKGTMHLCTLCGRRFPQRCDLTHHVARFHKDNERTAQDGKQESGKQGRANYKCLECGKTFGLMYVYQRHLTYHKKGRNKCHLCSAHFMTASALGVHLQNHPNGESKCDVDMFSQVSDTDVNSALVTKSNADYIEEEDMVDHTPNDKRHVDNMEEDDLVDSSPNDMSHVDNKKEDMLDHTPNDKSHMDNMDEEDIANCSQNNKSHLDNIENDVLVKHTPNEKGPVDNIEKDDLVDHTPKEKGPVDNIEEDDLVDHSPNSKSHVDNIEYNDMVDRTPNNKENSEVLYECTECTETFSCSETFLQHQTSHVSKNNS, via the coding sequence ATGCCTTCAGCACATGGACCACATAATTTCATCATGGAAAGGCAGAAATCAAGTAATTTCTCTTCACCACCACTTGGTGGAGAAGCTAGTACCTTCATCTGCACAGAGTGTGGCGATGGGTTCCTTCATTACACTCAAGTTATCGCTCACATGACCATCCATGGACCTTTAGAATCCTTTTCCTTTGATGGCTCATCCAACGGGTTTGAAGTCCCTCGGGAATATGTGCTACAAGAAAATGGCACATTGGCAGTAGTAAATGGCTTTTCAGTGTTACAATCTTCTCCAAAACCAGCATCTCCTGAAGCTTTGCCTCACTTACCATCTGCTCCTCCTAAACCACCATCTCCAAATCCCCAAGTTCAAATCCAAAAACCACAGTTGTCCAATGCAGATGTCAATATACCAAGGCCATCACCGTTGAATATTGAAAAGCCTCAGAAAGGCCATTATCGCTGCGAAATATGTAGTAAATCGTTCAACACCCTGCAGAGTTTACGTCGTCACCAGCAGTATAATAACACAGAGGAAGGTTACAAATGTACTTTGTGCTGCAAGGCTTTTGTGAGTAGACTACAACTGAAAGCACACTTCCAGGACCATGCAAGGCAACCATTTCACTGCTGCAGTCATTGTGGAAAGCGATTTGTTAAAGCGTATGCTTTGGTTGCTCATGAAAAAGAAAATCACCTCATCACCAGTGCTGGTAATGCGGAGAATAATGGAGAAAAGCCTTTGAAAAAAACGTATCCATGTCGGATGTGCAAGTTACATTTCTTTTGGATATCAGATTTTCAAACCCATACACTGAATCACTGCAAAGGTAGAGAGCTTAACACAAACAACAGTGACAGACCTCTGGAAAACTGCTACAGTAATGGCACAATTTTTGACATTGAAAATGGTAATGAAGATGTTGGTGATAATACGAGTCAGATCGACATATCATACAAATGTGGTTTTTGTGGGGACCATTTCCAAAAACTAACAGCCCTTAAGAAGCATCGTCTGACGCATcagacacaggaggaaatagatCTGCTGGATCAAGACTCCTTAATCCCTAAACGAAAAATAAAGCCTAGATCTAGACGTAGAAGGGCAAGCCAAAATGGAAAGCTGTTCTCCTGCAAACTCTGTCCAAGAGTTTTCAATCATTCAAGTAGTTTGTCAAGGCACATGAGGTACCATAAAGGAACAATGCATCTATGTACACTCTGTGGTAGACGTTTCCCTCAGCGCTGTGATCTCACACATCATGTAGCTCGGTTTCACAAAGACAATGAACGAACAGCACAGGATGGGAAACAAGAATCAGGGAAACAAGGCCGGGCCAATTACAAGTGTCTAGAATGCGGGAAGACATTTGGGCTGATGTATGTTTACCAGCGACACTTGACATATCACAAAAAAGGTCGTAATAAGTGTCACTTATGTTCAGCTCATTTCATGACGGCTTCAGCACTTGGAGTTCACCTCCAGAATCACCCAAACGGTGAATCAAAATGTGATGTGGACATGTTCTCTCAGGTCAGTGACACAGATGTCAATTCTGCCCTGGTCACGAAGAGTAATGCAGACTACATAGAAGAGGAGGACATGGTTGACCATACCCCAAATGATAAAAGGCATGTGGACAATATGGAGGAGGATGACTTGGTTGACAGTAGTCCAAATGACATGAGTCATGTAGACAATAAAAAGGAGGACATGCTTGACCATACACcaaatgacaaaagtcatatgGACAATATGGACGAGGAAGACATTGCCAACTGTAGTCAAAACAACAAGAGTCATTTGGACAATATAGAGAATGATGTCTTGGTCAAACATACCCCAAATGAAAAGGGTCCTGTGGACAATATAGAGAAGGATGACTTGGTCGACCATACCCCAAAGGAAAAGGGTCCTGTGGACAATATAGAGGAGGATGATTTGGTCGATCACAGCCCAAACAGCAAGAGTCATGTGGACAATATAGAATATAATGACATGGTTGACCGTACCCCAAACAACAAAGAAAATTCAGAGGTTCTTTATGAATGTACTGAGTGCACAGAGACATTCTCATGCTCTGAAACCTTTCTTCAACACCAG